The following proteins come from a genomic window of Rutidosis leptorrhynchoides isolate AG116_Rl617_1_P2 chromosome 10, CSIRO_AGI_Rlap_v1, whole genome shotgun sequence:
- the LOC139872577 gene encoding vacuolar iron transporter homolog 4-like: MSQKNDVCIPVSDVTSEQEQCQVSIHENFDYLQRGQWLRAAVLGATDGLVSVASLMMGVGAVKHDVRAMIITGFAGLVAGACSMAIGEFVSISSQRDVEVAQMKRGGYNDESQKDSLPNPVQAAAASAIAFMFGAIIPVLAAAFIVDHKVRLGVVVAAVSLALVVFGWIGAVLGRSPVVKSCLRITVGGWMAMAITFALTKWIGSTGL; encoded by the coding sequence ATGTCTCAAAAAAATGATGTATGCATTCCTGTTTCTGATGTTACATCAGAACAGGAACAATGTCAAGTTTCCATACACGAAAACTTTGACTACTTGCAACGTGGACAGTGGCTGCGTGCTGCTGTTTTGGGAGCCACGGACGGTTTAGTTTCAGTTGCATCTCTAATGATGGGTGTCGGAGCTGTTAAACATGACGTTAGAGCTATGATTATAACAGGCTTTGCTGGTTTAGTTGCCGGTGCATGCAGCATGGCAATTGGTGAGTTCGTTTCCATCTCTTCTCAACGAGATGTAGAGGTGGCTCAAATGAAGAGAGGTGGTTACAATGACGAAAGTCAGAAGGATTCGTTGCCGAATCCGGTTCAGGCAGCTGCAGCATCAGCTATTGCGTTTATGTTCGGAGCCATTATTCCTGTATTGGCTGCTGCTTTTATAGTAGACCATAAGGTTAGGTTGGGTGTGGTGGTGGCTGCAGTGAGCTTGGCGCTCGTTGTTTTTGGGTGGATTGGGGCTGTTTTAGGGAGGAGTCCAGTTGTAAAGTCTTGTTTGCGGATTACAGTTGGAGGGTGGATGGCTATGGCCATTACTTTCGCATTGACGAAATGGATAGGCTCAACTGGACTGTAG
- the LOC139872109 gene encoding vacuolar iron transporter homolog 4-like, with the protein MAAKNDVCIPVSDNQVLSMEEDIDYTQRGQWLRAAVLGATDGLVSVASLMMGVGAVKHDVRAMILTGFAGLVAGACSMAIGEFVSVYSQRDVETAQMKRDNIDESEKEALPNPVQAAAASAVAFMLGAIVPLLAAAFIVDHNVRLGVVVATVSLALVLFGWTGAVLGKAPVVKSCLRILVGGWMAMAITFGLTKWIGSAGM; encoded by the coding sequence ATGGCTGCAAAAAATGATGTATGCATTCCGGTTTCTGATAACCAAGTGTTGTCTATGGAGGAAGACATTGACTACACGCAAAGGGGACAGTGGCTGCGTGCCGCTGTTCTTGGTGCAACTGATGGTTTAGTATCAGTTGCATCTTTAATGATGGGTGTTGGTGCAGTTAAACACGACGTGCGAGCCATGATTCTAACGGGCTTTGCTGGTTTAGTTGCTGGTGCATGTAGTATGGCAATTGGTGAGTTTGTTTCAGTTTATTCCCAACGAGATGTAGAAACAGCTCAGATGAAAAGAGACAACATTGACGAAAGTGAGAAGGAAGCACTTCCGAATCCCGTTCAAGCGGCGGCTGCATCAGCCGTTGCGTTTATGTTGGGAGCCATTGTGCCGTTACTTGCGGCTGCTTTTATAGTGGACCATAATGTTAGGTTGGGTGTGGTTGTAGCAACAGTGAGCTTGGCTCTTGTGTTGTTTGGGTGGACCGGAGCTGTTTTAGGGAAGGCTCCTGTGGTTAAGTCTTGTTTAAGGATTTTGGTTGGTGGTTGGATGGCTATGGCCATTACTTTCGGTTTGACCAAATGGATTGGGTCAGCTGGTATGTAG
- the LOC139872494 gene encoding vacuolar iron transporter homolog 4-like, with the protein MSAQNDVSIPVFDDKFEQGHDQLSITEEFDYSQRGQWLRAAVLGATDGLVSVASLMMGIGAVKHDVRAMILTGFAGLVSGACSMAIGEFVSVYSQRDVEVAQMKREGNNDESENEALPNPVQAAAASAIAFMLGAIMPILAAGFIVDHKVRLGVVVAAVSLALVVFGWIGAVLGRSCVVKSILRIVVGGWMAMAITFGLTKWISSTVL; encoded by the coding sequence ATGTCTGCACAAAATGATGTATCAATTCCTGTTTTTGACGACAAATTTGAACAGGGACACGACCAGTTGTCTATAACCGAAGAGTTTGACTACTCACAAAGGGGACAGTGGCTGCGTGCCGCCGTTCTGGGTGCCACCGATGGGTTAGTTTCAGTTGCATCTCTAATGATGGGTATTGGTGCTGTTAAACATGATGTTCGAGCCATGATTCTTACAGGCTTTGCTGGATTAGTTTCTGGTGCATGCAGTATGGCAATTGGTGAGTTTGTTTCGGTGTATTCGCAACGAGATGTAGAGGTGGCTCAGATGAAGAGGGAAGGAAACAACGATGAAAGCGAGAATGAAGCACTTCCGAATCCAGTTCAGGCGGCTGCAGCATCAGCCATTGCATTTATGTTGGGGGCCATAATGCCGATACTTGCGGCTGGTTTTATAGTGGACCACAAGGTTAGGTTGGGTGTGGTGGTGGCTGCAGTGAGCTTGGCGCTCGTTGTGTTTGGATGGATTGGTGCTGTTTTGGGAAGGAGTTGTGTAGTGAAGTCGATTTTAAGGATTGTGGTTGGAGGGTGGATGGCTATGGCTATTACTTTTGGATTGACCAAGTGGATTAGCTCTACTGTATTGTAG